A single window of Ignavibacteriales bacterium DNA harbors:
- the hslV gene encoding ATP-dependent protease subunit HslV gives MIEQLHATTILGVRKDGRVALGGDGQVTLGSTVMKQNANKIRKLHQGNVLVGFAGAAADAFSLLDRFEEKLEQHQGQLVRAAVELAKLWRTDKYLRQLEALLAAMDKSHSLVISGTGEVIEPDDGIVAIGSGGAYALAASRMLLKHTQMSAKEVVSESLQAASQICIYTNGNLTIEEL, from the coding sequence ATGATAGAACAACTCCACGCAACGACGATACTCGGGGTGCGAAAGGATGGCCGTGTCGCCCTCGGAGGCGACGGTCAGGTGACGCTCGGATCAACCGTGATGAAGCAGAACGCGAACAAGATCCGCAAATTGCATCAGGGGAACGTCCTGGTGGGGTTTGCTGGCGCCGCTGCAGATGCTTTCAGCCTTCTCGACCGATTTGAAGAGAAGCTGGAGCAGCACCAGGGTCAACTTGTCCGGGCCGCGGTCGAGCTTGCGAAACTCTGGCGAACCGACAAATACCTGCGCCAGTTGGAGGCCCTGCTTGCTGCAATGGACAAGTCGCACTCACTTGTCATTTCCGGGACGGGAGAAGTCATCGAACCCGACGACGGGATTGTGGCCATCGGATCCGGGGGAGCGTACGCGCTGGCTGCTTCCCGAATGCTGCTCAAACACACGCAGATGAGCGCGAAGGAAGTTGTGAGCGAGTCGCTCCAGGCGGCCTCGCAAATCTGCATTTACACAAATGGCAATCTTACCATAGAAGAGCTCTAG
- the hslU gene encoding ATP-dependent protease ATPase subunit HslU translates to MSGSKKKPPVDNGRELTPREIVKELDEYIIGQQNAKKSVAIALRNRWRRLQAPEHLREEIMPNNIILIGPTGVGKTEIARRLAKLANAPFIKVEASKFTEVGYVGRDVESMIRDLTEIAVNMVKAEKTAEVQTKALTLAEERILDELLPPIRRPEGSSQEGHDAAADDESRKTREKFREKLKAGDFDHRTIDIDVPTSQVPLMQVMGPMSLEDMGINVQDMFGNLFPKKNKQRKLSVAEAKLLLTQEEAQKLIDMEKATREALQRVENSGIVFIDEIDKIASSRGQTSGPDVSREGVQRDLLPIVEGSSVTTKHGMVKTDHILFIASGAFHVAKPSDLIPELQGRFPIRVELQSLTEEDFVKILTLPNNALLKQYAALLQTEGITLEFEDEAVKEIARVAFEVNEQVENIGARRLHTILTTLLEEPLFDAPDAITSTTISVTKNLVVEKLSSIVKNRDLSRYIL, encoded by the coding sequence ATGTCCGGATCAAAGAAGAAACCTCCTGTAGACAACGGTCGCGAGCTTACACCGCGCGAGATCGTCAAGGAGCTCGACGAGTACATCATCGGTCAACAGAACGCGAAGAAATCCGTTGCCATCGCTCTCCGTAACCGCTGGCGCCGACTGCAGGCACCCGAGCATCTCCGGGAAGAAATCATGCCGAACAACATCATCCTGATCGGCCCCACGGGCGTCGGTAAGACAGAAATTGCCAGACGTCTGGCAAAGCTCGCGAATGCGCCCTTCATCAAAGTCGAAGCATCGAAATTCACTGAAGTCGGCTACGTCGGCAGAGACGTGGAATCGATGATCCGTGACCTGACGGAAATCGCGGTGAACATGGTCAAGGCCGAGAAGACGGCCGAGGTTCAGACGAAAGCCCTCACACTTGCCGAAGAACGCATCCTCGACGAACTGCTTCCCCCCATCCGCCGGCCGGAAGGATCATCGCAGGAAGGGCATGATGCAGCCGCGGACGATGAGAGTCGAAAAACCCGCGAGAAATTCCGTGAAAAACTAAAGGCCGGCGATTTCGACCACCGGACCATCGACATCGATGTTCCTACGTCTCAGGTTCCTCTCATGCAGGTCATGGGCCCGATGAGCCTCGAAGACATGGGAATCAACGTACAGGACATGTTCGGGAATTTATTTCCGAAAAAGAACAAACAGCGTAAGCTGAGCGTTGCCGAGGCGAAGCTCCTGCTCACACAGGAGGAAGCCCAGAAGCTCATCGACATGGAAAAGGCAACGAGAGAGGCACTGCAGCGTGTTGAGAATTCCGGCATCGTGTTCATCGACGAAATTGACAAAATCGCTAGCAGCCGGGGACAGACATCCGGTCCGGATGTGTCGCGAGAAGGAGTTCAGCGCGACCTCCTTCCTATTGTGGAGGGTTCCAGCGTTACGACCAAGCACGGGATGGTGAAGACGGACCACATTCTCTTCATCGCATCAGGGGCGTTTCACGTGGCCAAGCCTTCCGACCTCATCCCCGAACTCCAGGGCCGCTTCCCGATTCGCGTAGAACTTCAGAGTCTGACTGAAGAAGATTTCGTGAAAATTCTGACGCTGCCAAACAACGCCCTTCTCAAGCAGTATGCGGCGCTGCTTCAGACCGAAGGTATAACGCTTGAATTCGAGGACGAAGCGGTGAAAGAAATTGCGAGGGTTGCTTTTGAGGTGAACGAACAAGTTGAGAATATCGGTGCGCGGCGCCTCCACACAATCCTTACTACCCTACTCGAGGAGCCCCTGTTCGATGCCCCTGACGCAATCACATCGACGACGATCAGTGTGACGAAGAATCTTGTCGTCGAAAAGCTGAGCTCAATTGTCAAGAACAGGGATCTCAGCCGTTACATTTTGTGA
- the rpoN gene encoding RNA polymerase factor sigma-54, with product MINLSQQMRLGLKLTPQQVQYLKLLQLPTMALEQRIKTELEVNPLLETVEEMDQVEEQSEPEETPDDSAQAEKEEKEEKVENKEDDSYSLEDYINDESAGYKSPEAYKSQDEDEEYERPIASSVPMSERLLSQFRLQCEDDTEFLIAEEIIGNVDEDGYLRRELALIVQDLNLTFGLEITLQQAEEVLKRLQVLDPPGIAARTLQECLIAQMKTIKCDPYIKELSLKILQVHFDDLKLKRFDNLGNSLKVGMETLKKVIELIQHLNPKPGEGEFSAQENYITPDFIVENDDGDFIISLHDRNLPALRINKAYRDLVAPKGKKASKEAKDFIKQKFEAAKWFIASIHQRRETLLKVMRAIVARQRHWFEHGEVLKPMIYKDIAEVVGVDISTISRVVNSKYVQTEFGVHSLKQFFTSGLETDSGEDVSNQTIKLRIKDIIAAEDTKKPLNDDKIAAMVGGEGVKIARRTVAKYREQLGIPIARLRKKI from the coding sequence AATACCTGAAGCTGCTCCAGCTCCCGACAATGGCGCTCGAGCAACGCATCAAGACCGAACTGGAAGTGAATCCGCTCCTCGAGACAGTCGAGGAAATGGATCAAGTGGAAGAACAGTCAGAGCCCGAAGAAACTCCTGATGATTCCGCTCAGGCGGAGAAGGAAGAAAAAGAAGAAAAAGTCGAGAACAAGGAAGATGATTCCTACTCTCTCGAAGACTACATCAACGATGAATCTGCCGGGTATAAGAGCCCCGAAGCCTACAAGTCGCAGGACGAAGACGAAGAATACGAACGCCCCATCGCGTCGAGCGTTCCGATGTCCGAGCGGCTCCTGAGCCAGTTCCGCCTCCAATGCGAGGATGACACGGAGTTTCTGATCGCCGAAGAGATTATCGGCAATGTGGACGAAGATGGATACCTCCGTCGCGAGCTGGCACTGATTGTCCAGGACCTCAACCTCACATTTGGTCTCGAGATCACCCTTCAACAGGCGGAAGAGGTCCTCAAACGTTTGCAGGTTCTTGATCCTCCGGGGATCGCCGCCCGAACACTTCAAGAGTGCCTGATCGCTCAAATGAAGACGATCAAGTGCGATCCTTATATCAAGGAGTTATCACTCAAGATACTGCAAGTGCATTTTGATGATCTGAAACTCAAGAGATTTGACAATCTCGGCAATAGTCTCAAGGTCGGGATGGAGACCCTCAAGAAGGTCATCGAGCTGATCCAGCACCTAAATCCAAAACCAGGGGAAGGCGAGTTCTCGGCGCAGGAGAACTACATCACGCCGGACTTTATCGTCGAGAATGACGATGGCGATTTTATCATCTCACTTCACGACCGCAACCTCCCTGCCCTTCGCATTAACAAAGCATACAGAGACCTCGTTGCCCCGAAAGGGAAAAAAGCCTCGAAGGAGGCAAAGGATTTCATCAAGCAGAAATTCGAAGCAGCAAAATGGTTTATTGCCTCGATTCACCAACGACGCGAAACGCTCTTGAAGGTCATGCGGGCAATCGTGGCCCGGCAGCGCCATTGGTTCGAACACGGAGAAGTCCTGAAGCCGATGATATACAAGGACATAGCAGAGGTTGTCGGCGTCGATATCTCCACGATCAGCCGCGTCGTCAACAGCAAATATGTGCAGACCGAGTTTGGTGTACACTCTCTGAAACAGTTTTTCACGTCCGGCCTCGAGACCGATTCGGGAGAGGACGTGTCCAACCAAACGATCAAACTTCGGATCAAGGACATTATCGCAGCGGAAGACACCAAGAAACCTCTGAATGACGACAAAATCGCGGCGATGGTGGGAGGCGAAGGAGTCAAAATCGCCCGCCGTACTGTCGCGAAATACCGCGAGCAATTGGGCATTCCCATAGCGCGCCTGCGCAAGAAAATCTAG
- a CDS encoding DUF3467 domain-containing protein, whose product MNDQNQPQQINIELGEKEAEGIYSNLAIITHSPAEFVIDFTRVLPGIPKAKVHARIVMTPQHMKMLLSAIKSNIENYEKKFGEIKLVGEAAGAPLFGFQPPGKEEKVN is encoded by the coding sequence ATGAACGACCAGAACCAGCCGCAGCAAATCAATATCGAACTCGGCGAGAAGGAAGCGGAAGGAATCTATTCCAACCTGGCTATCATCACGCATTCGCCGGCGGAATTCGTCATCGATTTCACACGCGTCCTGCCGGGTATTCCAAAAGCGAAAGTCCATGCCCGCATCGTCATGACGCCTCAACACATGAAGATGCTTCTCTCCGCCATCAAGAGCAATATTGAGAACTATGAGAAGAAGTTCGGAGAGATCAAGCTGGTGGGGGAGGCAGCGGGCGCTCCGTTGTTCGGATTCCAGCCACCCGGCAAAGAAGAGAAGGTGAACTAG